In Comamonas koreensis, the genomic stretch GGACAGCTTTGATGTGCTGTACGCCGAAGGTGACCCTGCTGGCGAGAACCGCCCTAAGATGATGAGCATCGGCATGCACTGCCGCCTGCTGGGCCGCCCGGGCCGCATCACCGCGCTGCAGCGCTTTCTGGACCACATCCAACAGCACCAGAACGTCTGGGTCTGCCGCCGCATCGACATTGCCCGCCACTGGGCCGAGCACTTTCCCGCCCCCACGCTTTGAAAGATGACACAGCGCCGCGCCCGAGCGAAAAGAAGCGCTAGTACCCCATCCATTCGATAGGAAACACATGGCCCTGACCCTGGAACAACTCAACCAAGCCACGCCCGATGCGGCGCTGGCCATGCTCGATGGGCTGTACGAGCACTCGCCCTGGATTGCCCAAGCCGCGCTGGCCCAGCGGCCCTTTGCCTCGCTCGCCCAGCTCAAGCACGCGATGGTGCGCGTGCTGGCGCAGGCGCCGGTCGATGCGCAGCTGGCCCTGATCCGCGCCCACCCGGAGCTGGCGGGCAAGGCCATGGTGGCCAACACCTTGACGGCAGAGTCCACGCTGGAGCAAAACCGCGCGGGCCTGACGCAATGCACGCCCGAGGAGTTCGCGCAGATCCAGCAGCTCAATGCGGACTACAACGCCCGCTTTGGTTTTCCGTTCATCCTGGCGGTGCGCGGGCCACGGGGCCTGGGCCTCGCTAAGCAGGAGATCATCGCCACCTTTGCGCGGCGCTTGAACCACCACCCCGATTTCGAGCGCAACGAGGCGCTGCGCAACATCCACCGCATTGCCGAGATCCGCCTGAACGACAAATTCGGCTACGAGCCGGTGCTGGGCAATGATGTCTGGGACTGGCAGGAGCGCCTGGCCCAGCACAGCGACGAGGGCTTTGCCGAAAAAGGCCAGCTCACCGTCACCTACCTGACCGATGCCCACCGCGCCTGCGCCCAGCGCATCAGCCACTGGATGCGCGACAGCGGTTTTGACGAGGTCGAGATCGATGCGGTCGGCAACGTCGTGGGCCGCTACCGCCCCGCGCAGGAAGGCGGCAAGTACCTGCTCACCGGCAGCCATTACGACACCGTGCGCAACGGCGGCAAGTACGACGGGCGCCTGGGCATCTTTGTGCCGATGGCCTGCGTGCGCGAGTTGCACCGCGCCGGCAAGCGCCTGCCCTTTGGCATCGAAGTGGTGGCCTTTGCGGAGGAAGAAGGCCAGCGCTACAAGGCTACCTTCCTGGGCTCAGGCGCATTGATCGGCCACTTCAACCCGCAGTGGCTGGACCAGGCCGATGCCGCCGGCATCACGATGCGCGAAGCCATGCAGCATGCCGGCCTGTGCATTGACGACATCCCCAAGATCCAGCGCGATGCATCCAATTACCTGGGCTTTATCGAGGTGCACATTGAGCAGGGCCCGGTGCTGACCGAGCTGGATATTCCGCTGGGCATCGTCACCTCGATCAACGGCAGCTCGCGCTATGTCTGCGAAATGGTGGGCATGGCCAGCCATGCCGGCACCACGCCGATGGACCGCCGCCGCGATGCCGCCTGTGGCGTGGCCGAGCTGATGCTGTATGCCGAGCAGCGCGCCGCGCAGGATGGCGATTCGGTCGCCACCGTCGGCATGCTCGAAGTGCCCAGCGGCTCGATCAACGTTGTGCCCGGCCAGTGCAAGTTCAGCATCGACATGCGCGCGCCCACCGATCCGCAGCGCGACGCGCTGGTGCGCGATGTGATGGGCCAATTGGAGGCGATTGCGCACAAGCGTGGCCTGCGCTACCGCGCCGAGCAAACCATGCAGGCCGCAGCGGCCCCCAGCGCACCGGCCTGGCAGCAGCGCTGGGAGAAAGCCGTGGCCGCCCAGGGCGTGCCGCTGTTTCGCATGCCCAGCGGCGCTGGCCATGATGCGATGAAGCTGCACGAGATCATGCCCCAGGCCATGCTCTTTGTGCGCGGCATCAACAGCGGCATCAGCCACAACCCGCTGGAGTCCTCGACCGCCGATGACATGCAACTGGCGATCGACAGCTTCAGCCACGTCCTTCAACAACTAGAAAACGAAACCGTATGACCACGAACAACGCCACCTACGCCGCCCTGGACCAGTGGATCGACCAGCACTTTGACGAGCAGGTGCAGTTCTTCCAGAAGCTGGTGCAAGTGCCTACCGACACGCCCCCGGGCGACAACACACCGCACGCCGAGCGCACCGCCGAGCTGCTGCAGGCCATGGGCTACACCGCAGAAAAGCATGTCGTGCCCCAGGCCGATGTCGAGGCCTATGGCATGACCTCGATCACCAATCTGATCGTGCGCCGCCCCTTTGGCGCGGCTGGCTCGGGCCGCACCATTGCGCTCAACGCCCATGGCGATGTGGTGCCGCCCGGTGAGGGCTGGAGCCATGACCCCTATGGCGCCCGCATTGTCGACGGCAAGCTCTACGGCCGCGCCGCTGCCGTGAGCAAGTGCGATTTCTCCACCTTCACCTACGCGCTGCGCGCACTGGAGGCCGTGGCCAAGCCCAGCCAGGGCGCGGTGGAGCTGCACTTTACCTATGACGAAGAGTTTGGCGGCCTGCTGGGCCCCGGCTGGTTGCTCGAAAAAGGCCTGACCAAGCCCGACCTGATGGTCGCTGCCGGCTTCAGCTACGAAGTGGTCGTCGCCCACAATGGCTGCCTGCAGATGGAGATCACCGTGCACGGCAAGATGGCCCATGCCGCCGTGCCCCACACCGGGGTGGATGCATTGCAGGCCACCGTCGCGATCATGAACGACCTGTATGCGGAAAACACCGCCTACCAAAAGGTCAGCTCCAAAGTCGCAGGCATCAAGCACCCCTACCTGAACATTGGCCGCATTGAAGGGGGCACCAACACCAATGTGATCCCCGGCAAGGTGCTGCTCAAGATCGACCGCCGCATGATCCCCGAGGAGAACCCGGTCGAGGTCGAGGCCCATATCCGCCAGGTGATTGCCCAGGCGGTGGAGCGCTTCAACAGCGAGCGCGGCTACCAGGGTGACGACGCCGTGCGCATCGACATCAAGCGCCTGCTGCTGGCCAATGCGATGACGCCGCTGGCGGGCAACCAGCCGCTGGTCGATGCCATCCAGACCCATGGCGAAGCCGTGTTTGGCGAGAAGCCCCCGGCTGTGGGCACACCGCTCTACACCGATGTGCGCCTCTATGTGGAGCGCGGCATTCCCGGCGTGATCTACGGCGCCGGCCCCCGCACCGTGCTGGAGAGCCATGCCAAGCGCGCCGACGAGCGCCTGGACCTGGAAGACCTGCGCCGCGCCACCAAGGTCATCGCCCGCTCGCTGGTCGATCTGTTGGCCTGATCCAACGCGGCGCCCGGCTGCGCCGCCTCAGCGGTTTTTACATCCACCGCCCCCAGGCCCCGCGCCTGGGGGCGGTTTTGCATGTGGCGGCAGGCATTTTTGTGAACGAGCCACGCGCATCCAACCGGCCACTCCCCGTCGCATGGTGGCGGCTTGAGGGTAATCAGGGGGGTGCGCCATCAGCGCATGTGTATACACTTTTTGTATGGATTTTTAAGACATAACACTGGCTTTTCTGGTCAGAAATTCCCCGCATGAGGAGTGATAAAGATGCAGTCTGACAAACACCCCGTCGACCAGGTGCTGCCCCTGGGGCGCCTCACCACCTTGGGCTTGCAGCATGTGCTGGTCATGTACGCGGGGGCCGTGGCGGTGCCGCTGATAGTAGGGCGCGCACTCAACCTCGACTCGCACCAGATAGCGAAGCTGATCTCTGCTGATCTCTTCGTCTGCGGCCTGGTCACCTTGATCCAGGCCTGGGGAGCAACCCGCTGGTTTGGCATCAAGCTGCCGGTGATGATGGGCGTGACCTTTGCCAGCGTGGCGCCGATGATCTCGATGGCGCAGACCACAGGAGGCGTCTATGGCGCGGGCCTCATCTTTGGCTCGGTCATCGGCGCGGGGGTCATATCGATCCTGATCTCACCGCTGGTCAGCCGCATGCTGCGGTTCTTCCCGCCGGTCGTCACCGGCACCATCATCACGGTGATCGGCATCAGCCTGATGCGCGTGGGCATCAACTGGATCTTTGGCAACCCGGTCGGCCCCACGGCGCCTTCCGTGCCCAACCCCGAGCATGTCAAATGGCTGCAAAGTGCCCAGATGGCCGCCGGTGCGCCGGGCTCGGCGCTGCCGCCCATCCCGCAGGGCCTGGCCATCCTGCCGTCCGTGCCCAACCCCCGCTATGCCGACCTGAGCGGCGTGGGCATCTCCGCGCTGGTGCTCGTCTCCATCCTGCTGATCACCAAGTTTGCCAAGGGCTTCATGGCCAATATTGCGGTGCTGGCCGGCATTGTCATCGGCGCCATCGTGGCCTCGGCCATGGGCCTGATGACCTATGAAAAAGTCGCGCATGCCGAGTGGTTTGACTTTGTCATGCCGTTCGAGATCGCGATGCCGGTGTTCGACCCCATCCTGATCCTGACGATGACCCTGGTGATGGTCGTCGTGATGATCGAATCGGTGGGTATGTTCCTGGCGCTGGGTGACATGACCAACAAGGAAGTGACCCCCGCCGACCTGACCCGGGGCCTGCGCACCGATGGCCTGGGCACCTTGCTGGGCGGCATCTTCAACACCTTCCCCTACACCAGCTTCTCGCAAAACGTGGGCCTGGTGGCAGTCACCGGCATCCAGAGCCGCTTTGTCTGCGTGGCCGGCGGCTTTATCCTGATCATTTTGGGCGTGTTGCCCAAGCTGGGCGCGCTGGTCGAATCGCTGCCCACGATGGTGCTGGGCGGCGCCGGTCTCGTCATGTTCGGCATGGTAGCTGCCACCGGCATCCGCATCCTGTCGAATGTGGATTTCCGCCATAACCGCTACAACGCCATGGTCGTTGCCGTGTCCATCGGCGTGGGCATGATTCCACTGATTGCACCGCAGTTCCGCCAATGGATGCCCCACGCCATCCACCCGCTGATCGAATCGGGCATCCTGCTCGCCTCCATCTGTGCCGTCGCCTTGAACCTGTTTTTCAACGGCGCCAAACTCGACCAGGCCCAGATCATCAAGGCTGCGCAGCAAGCAGATGCCCACTGACAAGATTGCTGCGGTGCAGCATCGAAACTTAGGCCCACTGCCCCCTAGGGGTGAGCCTGCGCCTTTATCATCCGCTTGGTACACACTGGATTGACTCACTCTTATGGCACAACAACTGTCCGCCGCCGAACAGGCACTGCGCGAAGCCGCACTCGAATACCACCGCAGCCCCAGCAAGGGCAAGATCTCCGTCACCCCGACCAAGCCGCTGTCCAACCAACGTGACCTGTCGCTGGCCTATTCGCCAGGCGTGGCCTACCCCTGCCTGGACATCGAAGCCGATCCCAGCCTGGCGGCTGACTACACCTCGCGCGGCAACCTGGTGGGCGTGATCACCAACGGCACCGCCGTGCTGGGTCTGGGCGATATCGGCCCGCTGGCCAGCAAGCCGGTGATGGAAGGCAAGGGCTGCCTGTTCAAGAAGTTTGCTGGCGTCGATGTGTTTGACATCGAGCTGGCCGAGCGCGATCCGGACAAGCTGATCGACATCATCGCCAGCCTCGAGCCCACACTGGGTGGCATCAACCTCGAAGACATCAAGGCACCCGAGTGCTTCTACATCGAGCAAGAGCTGTCCAAGCGCATGAACATTCCGGTGTTCCATGACGACCAGCACGGCACGGCCATCATCTCCAGCGCCGCGCTGCTCAACGGCCTGGAGCTGGTCGACAAGCAGATCGGCAACGTCAAGATCGCCGTCTCTGGCGCCGGTGCGGCTGCCATTGCCTGCGTCGATGTGATGGTGGGCCTGGGGGTCAAACGCGAGAACATCTTCATGGTGGACTCCAAGGGCGTGATCTATGACGGCCGCCCCGGTGGCCTGGACGCGTCCAAGGCGCGCTATGCGCAAAAGACCGAGGCCCGCACCTTGGCCGACGTGGTCAACGGCGCGGACGTGTTCCTGGGGTGCTCGGCTCCCGGCGTGCTGACCGCCGACATGGTCAAGACCATGGCCGACAAGCCCATCATCCTGGCACTGGCCAACCCCGAGCCAGAAATCCGCCCCGAGCTGGCCAAGGCCGTTCGCCCCGATTGCATCATCGCCACCGGCCGTTCGGACTACCCGAACCAGGTCAACAACGTGCTGTGCTTCCCCTACATCTTCCGTGGCGCGCTCGATTGCGGCGCCAGCAAGATCACCGAAGCGATGAAGCTGGCCTGCGTGCGCGAAATTGCCGCGCTGGCCAAGCAGGACGTGAGCGACGAAGTGGCCGCCGCCTACCAGGGCAAGGAGCTCAAGTTCGGCCCCGACTACCTGATCCCCACCCCGTTCGACACGCGCCTGATCCTGCGCATTGCGCCCGCCGTGGCCAAGGCCGCGCAAGAGTCCGGCGTGGCAGCACGCCCGATCGAGGACATCGACGCCTACCGTGAGAACC encodes the following:
- the uraD gene encoding 2-oxo-4-hydroxy-4-carboxy-5-ureidoimidazoline decarboxylase; translation: MALTLEQLNQATPDAALAMLDGLYEHSPWIAQAALAQRPFASLAQLKHAMVRVLAQAPVDAQLALIRAHPELAGKAMVANTLTAESTLEQNRAGLTQCTPEEFAQIQQLNADYNARFGFPFILAVRGPRGLGLAKQEIIATFARRLNHHPDFERNEALRNIHRIAEIRLNDKFGYEPVLGNDVWDWQERLAQHSDEGFAEKGQLTVTYLTDAHRACAQRISHWMRDSGFDEVEIDAVGNVVGRYRPAQEGGKYLLTGSHYDTVRNGGKYDGRLGIFVPMACVRELHRAGKRLPFGIEVVAFAEEEGQRYKATFLGSGALIGHFNPQWLDQADAAGITMREAMQHAGLCIDDIPKIQRDASNYLGFIEVHIEQGPVLTELDIPLGIVTSINGSSRYVCEMVGMASHAGTTPMDRRRDAACGVAELMLYAEQRAAQDGDSVATVGMLEVPSGSINVVPGQCKFSIDMRAPTDPQRDALVRDVMGQLEAIAHKRGLRYRAEQTMQAAAAPSAPAWQQRWEKAVAAQGVPLFRMPSGAGHDAMKLHEIMPQAMLFVRGINSGISHNPLESSTADDMQLAIDSFSHVLQQLENETV
- a CDS encoding M20/M25/M40 family metallo-hydrolase, yielding MTTNNATYAALDQWIDQHFDEQVQFFQKLVQVPTDTPPGDNTPHAERTAELLQAMGYTAEKHVVPQADVEAYGMTSITNLIVRRPFGAAGSGRTIALNAHGDVVPPGEGWSHDPYGARIVDGKLYGRAAAVSKCDFSTFTYALRALEAVAKPSQGAVELHFTYDEEFGGLLGPGWLLEKGLTKPDLMVAAGFSYEVVVAHNGCLQMEITVHGKMAHAAVPHTGVDALQATVAIMNDLYAENTAYQKVSSKVAGIKHPYLNIGRIEGGTNTNVIPGKVLLKIDRRMIPEENPVEVEAHIRQVIAQAVERFNSERGYQGDDAVRIDIKRLLLANAMTPLAGNQPLVDAIQTHGEAVFGEKPPAVGTPLYTDVRLYVERGIPGVIYGAGPRTVLESHAKRADERLDLEDLRRATKVIARSLVDLLA
- a CDS encoding nucleobase:cation symporter-2 family protein gives rise to the protein MQSDKHPVDQVLPLGRLTTLGLQHVLVMYAGAVAVPLIVGRALNLDSHQIAKLISADLFVCGLVTLIQAWGATRWFGIKLPVMMGVTFASVAPMISMAQTTGGVYGAGLIFGSVIGAGVISILISPLVSRMLRFFPPVVTGTIITVIGISLMRVGINWIFGNPVGPTAPSVPNPEHVKWLQSAQMAAGAPGSALPPIPQGLAILPSVPNPRYADLSGVGISALVLVSILLITKFAKGFMANIAVLAGIVIGAIVASAMGLMTYEKVAHAEWFDFVMPFEIAMPVFDPILILTMTLVMVVVMIESVGMFLALGDMTNKEVTPADLTRGLRTDGLGTLLGGIFNTFPYTSFSQNVGLVAVTGIQSRFVCVAGGFILIILGVLPKLGALVESLPTMVLGGAGLVMFGMVAATGIRILSNVDFRHNRYNAMVVAVSIGVGMIPLIAPQFRQWMPHAIHPLIESGILLASICAVALNLFFNGAKLDQAQIIKAAQQADAH
- a CDS encoding NADP-dependent malic enzyme, translating into MAQQLSAAEQALREAALEYHRSPSKGKISVTPTKPLSNQRDLSLAYSPGVAYPCLDIEADPSLAADYTSRGNLVGVITNGTAVLGLGDIGPLASKPVMEGKGCLFKKFAGVDVFDIELAERDPDKLIDIIASLEPTLGGINLEDIKAPECFYIEQELSKRMNIPVFHDDQHGTAIISSAALLNGLELVDKQIGNVKIAVSGAGAAAIACVDVMVGLGVKRENIFMVDSKGVIYDGRPGGLDASKARYAQKTEARTLADVVNGADVFLGCSAPGVLTADMVKTMADKPIILALANPEPEIRPELAKAVRPDCIIATGRSDYPNQVNNVLCFPYIFRGALDCGASKITEAMKLACVREIAALAKQDVSDEVAAAYQGKELKFGPDYLIPTPFDTRLILRIAPAVAKAAQESGVAARPIEDIDAYRENLTRFVYQTSMFMRPVFAAAKANVQRVAYAEGEDERVLRAVQVAVDDGLAKPILIGRPAVIEARIAKAGLRLQLGKDVDIVNPEDDPRFRQYWEAYHALMGRNGVTPEVAKSAVRRSNTVIAALMVHLGDADAMLCGVMGRFDRHLGHIEDVLGHKTDANRLATVNALMLEGRTLFIADTYINEDPTAEELAQIAKLAAQEVQRFGLPPKVAFLSHSNYGSSTRKSALKMRAARDLFAAANPDIECDGEMHGDAALDEHVRERTLIESSLTGEANVLICPNLDAANILFNVLKTTASHGTTIGPILLGSEAPAHVLTPSSTVRRVVNMTALVAAQAQARKEGK